The Meriones unguiculatus strain TT.TT164.6M chromosome 6, Bangor_MerUng_6.1, whole genome shotgun sequence genome has a window encoding:
- the Zswim9 gene encoding uncharacterized protein ZSWIM9 isoform X3, whose product MELTEPPPGTAVQKEEQELLDRTFFSWAEFSRFFDKWCQQRLVVFSVKSSTHVARSPWANTPPLYRLIHVLKYSYVLLVCKDVRMPNQSTVWPPQPSCPAFITVKLSPLRDRLVVSECQLTHSHPACPREFAYHFRPGHLLSNACLPVRITNQISKQFVAPADVRRLLSHCKGPDHGVLDALQVLEGLFRTDPEAKVKLVFVEDQAMVETVFLLTSRTRALLRRFPRILLVDRLPGLQGALDLMAVLCIDSAGRARQAACCVARPGTPSLLRFMLVSLLQSAPDVKGRVRCLTAGPEVAGQLRAVRQLLPCARVQICRAQGLETLFSKAQELGGASQEDPDLWPLLCRLADSKSYAAYSEALAELRSQAPTAFIRYFEHNWAPRHDMWVRFRAYEATRDLDACALVRGHRRRLLRRLSPSHSVAQCLRDLVAMQWADATGEAASEGVNGDRVLLESEPKNRMEKEKVRCAETRNWGRAGQESENGRGLHLRDGQGVWLENQTVRGPEGTGTQLEKEHLRGPEVRDWRGTLMEDGRVRVLGSIDQGGTQIESEKAKSLEGNPWRDVQLQQEKARALKPQDWKGPQFEMEKGLDTRKWREVHMEKPLELFPEKGDQRALQWGGEEQKRPEVAEERSGRVRVKRRRGLEDIVVVHLEDTRATDVVNGDRGGPQPVGSKNGEQMEIGDPGERLSGVGNGAPCITPVRTVLEGNPEWAVTRVESLATEQTVQRGSEEGLGEPKRLCCPCRDEGVDCEALANFRAACGPELGDLVAEELAFARQHGTRGFHWTGAGFALKDGTSDFFLDGALTHCSCSIHAARRLPCRHLFAARLLTGAALFHMDLLRDCWGRSQEP is encoded by the exons ATGGAGCTGACAGAACCCCCACCAGGTACAGCAGTGCAGAAGGAAGAACAGGAATTGTTGGATCGAACCTTCTTCTCTTGGGCTGAGTTCAGCCGCTTCTTTGACAAGTGGTGCCAGCAGCGGCTGGTGGTCTTCTCGGTGAAGAGCTCCACACATGTGGCACGCAGCCCCTGGGCCAACACGCCCCCACTCTACAGGCTTATCCACGTGCTCAAGTACAGCTATGTGCTGCTGGTGTGCAAGGATGTGCGCATGCCCAACCAGTCCACAGTGTG GCCTCCTCAGCCAAGCTGCCCTGCCTTCATCACTGTCAAGCTGAGCCCTTTGCGGGATCGACTCGTGGTGTCTGAGTGCCAGCTGACCCACTCCCACCCTGCCTGCCCACGTGAATTTGCTTACCACTTCCGCCCGGGTCACTTACTGTCCAATGCCTGCCTGCCGGTCCGCATCACCAACCAGATCTCCAAGCAGTTTGTAGCCCCTGCTGATGTGCGTCGCCTGCTGTCCCACTGCAAGGGCCCAGACCATGGGGTCCTGGATGCCCTGCAAGTGCTTGAGGGGCTCTTCCGCACAGATCCGGAGGCCAAG GTGAAGCTGGTGTTTGTGGAAGACCAAGCGATGGTGGAGACTGTGTTCCTTCTGACATCGCGCACCAGGGCGCTGCTGAGGCGTTTTCCACGCATCCTGTTGGTAGACCGACTGCCCGGGCTGCAGGGCGCGCTAGACTTAATGGCAGTGCTGTGTATAGACAGTGCTGGACGCGCGCGCCAGGCTGCCTGTTGCGTGGCGCGCCCCGGCACGCCGAGCCTGCTGCGGTTCATGCTGGTCTCCCTGCTGCAAAGCGCTCCCGACGTCAAAGGCCGGGTACGCTGCCTCACAGCTGGGCCCGAGGTGGCCGGGCAGCTGCGCGCAGTTCGCCAGCTGTTACCTTGTGCACGCGTGCAGATCTGTCGCGCTCAGGGTCTGGAAACACTCTTCAGTAAGGCACAGGAGTTGGGCGGTGCCAGCCAGGAGGATCCAGACCTGTGGCCACTCCTCTGCCGCCTAGCAGATTCAAAATCCTATGCAGCATACAGCGAGGCTCTGGCTGAGCTGCGCTCACAGGCTCCAACTGCCTTCATCAGATACTTTGAACACAACTGGGCACCCCGCCACGACATGTGGGTACGTTTCCGGGCCTATGAAGCAACCCGTGACCTGGATGCCTGTGCTCTAGTTCGGGGTCATCGCAGGCGACTCCTGCGCCGCCTCAGCCCCTCACACAGTGTGGCTCAGTGCCTTCGCGACCTAGTGGCCATGCAGTGGGCTGATGCGACTGGAGAGGCAGCCTCTGAGGGTGTTAATGGTGACAGAGTGTTGTTGGAGAGTGAGCCCAAGAATAGGATGGAAAAAGAGAAGGTGAGGTGTGCAGAGACCCGCAACTGGGGAAGGGCTGGGCAGGAGAGTGAGAACGGGAGAGGATTGCATCTGAGAGATGGACAAGGagtttggttggagaatcagacAGTGAGGGGGCCTGAAGGAACAGGAACCCAGCTGGAAAAAGAGCACTTGAGAGGACCAGAGGTCAGAGACTGGAGGGGAACCCTGATGGAGGATGGAAGAGTTAGGGTGTTAGGGTCCATAGATCAGGGAGGCACCCAGATTGAGTCTGAGAAGGCCAAGAGTCTTGAAGGAAACCCCTGGAGGGACGTCCAATTACAGCAGGAGAAGGCACGTGCACTAAAACCTCAAGACTGGAAAGGGCCTCAGTTTGAAATGGAGAAGGGGCTAGACACTAGAAAGTGGAGGGAGGTTCATATGGAGAAGCCGTTAGAATTGTTCCCTGAAAAAGGAGATCAGAGAGCACTCCAGTGGGGAGGCGAGGAGCAGAAAAGGCCAGAGGTTGCTGAGGAGAGAAGTGGGAGAGTTCGAGTCAAAAGGAGACGGGGCCTGGAGGACATCGTTGTTGTTCATTTGGAGGATACAAGAGCTACAGACGTAGTGAATGGAGACAGAGGGGGACCCCAACCTGTGGGGTCCAAAAATGGAGAGCAGATGGAGATTGGAGATCCTGGTGAGAGGCTTTCAGGGGTGGGGAATGGTGCACCGTGCATCACCCCTGTGCGGACTGTGCTGGAGGGCAATCCAGAATGGGCAGTGACCAGAGTTGAGTCACTGGCCACAGAGCAAACAGTACAGAGAGGAAGTGAAGAAGGCCTAGGGGAACCAAAGAGGCTTTGCTGCCCCTGTAGAGATGAAGGAGTAGACTGTGAGGCACTAGCCAATTTCCGAGCAGCCTGTGGGCCAGAGCTGGGAGACCTAGTGGCAGAGGAGCTGGCCTTTGCTAGGCAGCATGGGACCCGTGGTTTCCACTGGACTGGAGCTGGCTTTGCCCTTAAGGATGGCACCTCAGACTTCTTCCTGGATGGGGCCCTGACTCACTGCAGCTGCTCAATCCATGCTGCCAGACGCCTACCCTGCAGACACCTCTTTGCTGCTCGTCTCCTCACAGGGGCAGCCTTGTTCCACATGGACCTGCTCAGAGATTGCTGGGGGAGATCTCAGGAACCCTGA
- the Zswim9 gene encoding uncharacterized protein ZSWIM9 isoform X1, which produces MGQSEEGRGAVTHSMLGCGPKPVQPVDEPGPRMELTEPPPGTAVQKEEQELLDRTFFSWAEFSRFFDKWCQQRLVVFSVKSSTHVARSPWANTPPLYRLIHVLKYSYVLLVCKDVRMPNQSTVWPPQPSCPAFITVKLSPLRDRLVVSECQLTHSHPACPREFAYHFRPGHLLSNACLPVRITNQISKQFVAPADVRRLLSHCKGPDHGVLDALQVLEGLFRTDPEAKVKLVFVEDQAMVETVFLLTSRTRALLRRFPRILLVDRLPGLQGALDLMAVLCIDSAGRARQAACCVARPGTPSLLRFMLVSLLQSAPDVKGRVRCLTAGPEVAGQLRAVRQLLPCARVQICRAQGLETLFSKAQELGGASQEDPDLWPLLCRLADSKSYAAYSEALAELRSQAPTAFIRYFEHNWAPRHDMWVRFRAYEATRDLDACALVRGHRRRLLRRLSPSHSVAQCLRDLVAMQWADATGEAASEGVNGDRVLLESEPKNRMEKEKVRCAETRNWGRAGQESENGRGLHLRDGQGVWLENQTVRGPEGTGTQLEKEHLRGPEVRDWRGTLMEDGRVRVLGSIDQGGTQIESEKAKSLEGNPWRDVQLQQEKARALKPQDWKGPQFEMEKGLDTRKWREVHMEKPLELFPEKGDQRALQWGGEEQKRPEVAEERSGRVRVKRRRGLEDIVVVHLEDTRATDVVNGDRGGPQPVGSKNGEQMEIGDPGERLSGVGNGAPCITPVRTVLEGNPEWAVTRVESLATEQTVQRGSEEGLGEPKRLCCPCRDEGVDCEALANFRAACGPELGDLVAEELAFARQHGTRGFHWTGAGFALKDGTSDFFLDGALTHCSCSIHAARRLPCRHLFAARLLTGAALFHMDLLRDCWGRSQEP; this is translated from the exons ATGGGACAGAGTGAGGAGGGGAGGGGCGCTGTCACGCACAGCATGCTGGGATGCGGCCCCAAGCCTGTCCAGCCTGTGGATGAGCCG GGCCCCAGGATGGAGCTGACAGAACCCCCACCAGGTACAGCAGTGCAGAAGGAAGAACAGGAATTGTTGGATCGAACCTTCTTCTCTTGGGCTGAGTTCAGCCGCTTCTTTGACAAGTGGTGCCAGCAGCGGCTGGTGGTCTTCTCGGTGAAGAGCTCCACACATGTGGCACGCAGCCCCTGGGCCAACACGCCCCCACTCTACAGGCTTATCCACGTGCTCAAGTACAGCTATGTGCTGCTGGTGTGCAAGGATGTGCGCATGCCCAACCAGTCCACAGTGTG GCCTCCTCAGCCAAGCTGCCCTGCCTTCATCACTGTCAAGCTGAGCCCTTTGCGGGATCGACTCGTGGTGTCTGAGTGCCAGCTGACCCACTCCCACCCTGCCTGCCCACGTGAATTTGCTTACCACTTCCGCCCGGGTCACTTACTGTCCAATGCCTGCCTGCCGGTCCGCATCACCAACCAGATCTCCAAGCAGTTTGTAGCCCCTGCTGATGTGCGTCGCCTGCTGTCCCACTGCAAGGGCCCAGACCATGGGGTCCTGGATGCCCTGCAAGTGCTTGAGGGGCTCTTCCGCACAGATCCGGAGGCCAAG GTGAAGCTGGTGTTTGTGGAAGACCAAGCGATGGTGGAGACTGTGTTCCTTCTGACATCGCGCACCAGGGCGCTGCTGAGGCGTTTTCCACGCATCCTGTTGGTAGACCGACTGCCCGGGCTGCAGGGCGCGCTAGACTTAATGGCAGTGCTGTGTATAGACAGTGCTGGACGCGCGCGCCAGGCTGCCTGTTGCGTGGCGCGCCCCGGCACGCCGAGCCTGCTGCGGTTCATGCTGGTCTCCCTGCTGCAAAGCGCTCCCGACGTCAAAGGCCGGGTACGCTGCCTCACAGCTGGGCCCGAGGTGGCCGGGCAGCTGCGCGCAGTTCGCCAGCTGTTACCTTGTGCACGCGTGCAGATCTGTCGCGCTCAGGGTCTGGAAACACTCTTCAGTAAGGCACAGGAGTTGGGCGGTGCCAGCCAGGAGGATCCAGACCTGTGGCCACTCCTCTGCCGCCTAGCAGATTCAAAATCCTATGCAGCATACAGCGAGGCTCTGGCTGAGCTGCGCTCACAGGCTCCAACTGCCTTCATCAGATACTTTGAACACAACTGGGCACCCCGCCACGACATGTGGGTACGTTTCCGGGCCTATGAAGCAACCCGTGACCTGGATGCCTGTGCTCTAGTTCGGGGTCATCGCAGGCGACTCCTGCGCCGCCTCAGCCCCTCACACAGTGTGGCTCAGTGCCTTCGCGACCTAGTGGCCATGCAGTGGGCTGATGCGACTGGAGAGGCAGCCTCTGAGGGTGTTAATGGTGACAGAGTGTTGTTGGAGAGTGAGCCCAAGAATAGGATGGAAAAAGAGAAGGTGAGGTGTGCAGAGACCCGCAACTGGGGAAGGGCTGGGCAGGAGAGTGAGAACGGGAGAGGATTGCATCTGAGAGATGGACAAGGagtttggttggagaatcagacAGTGAGGGGGCCTGAAGGAACAGGAACCCAGCTGGAAAAAGAGCACTTGAGAGGACCAGAGGTCAGAGACTGGAGGGGAACCCTGATGGAGGATGGAAGAGTTAGGGTGTTAGGGTCCATAGATCAGGGAGGCACCCAGATTGAGTCTGAGAAGGCCAAGAGTCTTGAAGGAAACCCCTGGAGGGACGTCCAATTACAGCAGGAGAAGGCACGTGCACTAAAACCTCAAGACTGGAAAGGGCCTCAGTTTGAAATGGAGAAGGGGCTAGACACTAGAAAGTGGAGGGAGGTTCATATGGAGAAGCCGTTAGAATTGTTCCCTGAAAAAGGAGATCAGAGAGCACTCCAGTGGGGAGGCGAGGAGCAGAAAAGGCCAGAGGTTGCTGAGGAGAGAAGTGGGAGAGTTCGAGTCAAAAGGAGACGGGGCCTGGAGGACATCGTTGTTGTTCATTTGGAGGATACAAGAGCTACAGACGTAGTGAATGGAGACAGAGGGGGACCCCAACCTGTGGGGTCCAAAAATGGAGAGCAGATGGAGATTGGAGATCCTGGTGAGAGGCTTTCAGGGGTGGGGAATGGTGCACCGTGCATCACCCCTGTGCGGACTGTGCTGGAGGGCAATCCAGAATGGGCAGTGACCAGAGTTGAGTCACTGGCCACAGAGCAAACAGTACAGAGAGGAAGTGAAGAAGGCCTAGGGGAACCAAAGAGGCTTTGCTGCCCCTGTAGAGATGAAGGAGTAGACTGTGAGGCACTAGCCAATTTCCGAGCAGCCTGTGGGCCAGAGCTGGGAGACCTAGTGGCAGAGGAGCTGGCCTTTGCTAGGCAGCATGGGACCCGTGGTTTCCACTGGACTGGAGCTGGCTTTGCCCTTAAGGATGGCACCTCAGACTTCTTCCTGGATGGGGCCCTGACTCACTGCAGCTGCTCAATCCATGCTGCCAGACGCCTACCCTGCAGACACCTCTTTGCTGCTCGTCTCCTCACAGGGGCAGCCTTGTTCCACATGGACCTGCTCAGAGATTGCTGGGGGAGATCTCAGGAACCCTGA
- the Zswim9 gene encoding uncharacterized protein ZSWIM9 isoform X2: MTDGEKRRGPRMELTEPPPGTAVQKEEQELLDRTFFSWAEFSRFFDKWCQQRLVVFSVKSSTHVARSPWANTPPLYRLIHVLKYSYVLLVCKDVRMPNQSTVWPPQPSCPAFITVKLSPLRDRLVVSECQLTHSHPACPREFAYHFRPGHLLSNACLPVRITNQISKQFVAPADVRRLLSHCKGPDHGVLDALQVLEGLFRTDPEAKVKLVFVEDQAMVETVFLLTSRTRALLRRFPRILLVDRLPGLQGALDLMAVLCIDSAGRARQAACCVARPGTPSLLRFMLVSLLQSAPDVKGRVRCLTAGPEVAGQLRAVRQLLPCARVQICRAQGLETLFSKAQELGGASQEDPDLWPLLCRLADSKSYAAYSEALAELRSQAPTAFIRYFEHNWAPRHDMWVRFRAYEATRDLDACALVRGHRRRLLRRLSPSHSVAQCLRDLVAMQWADATGEAASEGVNGDRVLLESEPKNRMEKEKVRCAETRNWGRAGQESENGRGLHLRDGQGVWLENQTVRGPEGTGTQLEKEHLRGPEVRDWRGTLMEDGRVRVLGSIDQGGTQIESEKAKSLEGNPWRDVQLQQEKARALKPQDWKGPQFEMEKGLDTRKWREVHMEKPLELFPEKGDQRALQWGGEEQKRPEVAEERSGRVRVKRRRGLEDIVVVHLEDTRATDVVNGDRGGPQPVGSKNGEQMEIGDPGERLSGVGNGAPCITPVRTVLEGNPEWAVTRVESLATEQTVQRGSEEGLGEPKRLCCPCRDEGVDCEALANFRAACGPELGDLVAEELAFARQHGTRGFHWTGAGFALKDGTSDFFLDGALTHCSCSIHAARRLPCRHLFAARLLTGAALFHMDLLRDCWGRSQEP, encoded by the exons ATGACAGACGGGGAGAAGAGAAGG GGCCCCAGGATGGAGCTGACAGAACCCCCACCAGGTACAGCAGTGCAGAAGGAAGAACAGGAATTGTTGGATCGAACCTTCTTCTCTTGGGCTGAGTTCAGCCGCTTCTTTGACAAGTGGTGCCAGCAGCGGCTGGTGGTCTTCTCGGTGAAGAGCTCCACACATGTGGCACGCAGCCCCTGGGCCAACACGCCCCCACTCTACAGGCTTATCCACGTGCTCAAGTACAGCTATGTGCTGCTGGTGTGCAAGGATGTGCGCATGCCCAACCAGTCCACAGTGTG GCCTCCTCAGCCAAGCTGCCCTGCCTTCATCACTGTCAAGCTGAGCCCTTTGCGGGATCGACTCGTGGTGTCTGAGTGCCAGCTGACCCACTCCCACCCTGCCTGCCCACGTGAATTTGCTTACCACTTCCGCCCGGGTCACTTACTGTCCAATGCCTGCCTGCCGGTCCGCATCACCAACCAGATCTCCAAGCAGTTTGTAGCCCCTGCTGATGTGCGTCGCCTGCTGTCCCACTGCAAGGGCCCAGACCATGGGGTCCTGGATGCCCTGCAAGTGCTTGAGGGGCTCTTCCGCACAGATCCGGAGGCCAAG GTGAAGCTGGTGTTTGTGGAAGACCAAGCGATGGTGGAGACTGTGTTCCTTCTGACATCGCGCACCAGGGCGCTGCTGAGGCGTTTTCCACGCATCCTGTTGGTAGACCGACTGCCCGGGCTGCAGGGCGCGCTAGACTTAATGGCAGTGCTGTGTATAGACAGTGCTGGACGCGCGCGCCAGGCTGCCTGTTGCGTGGCGCGCCCCGGCACGCCGAGCCTGCTGCGGTTCATGCTGGTCTCCCTGCTGCAAAGCGCTCCCGACGTCAAAGGCCGGGTACGCTGCCTCACAGCTGGGCCCGAGGTGGCCGGGCAGCTGCGCGCAGTTCGCCAGCTGTTACCTTGTGCACGCGTGCAGATCTGTCGCGCTCAGGGTCTGGAAACACTCTTCAGTAAGGCACAGGAGTTGGGCGGTGCCAGCCAGGAGGATCCAGACCTGTGGCCACTCCTCTGCCGCCTAGCAGATTCAAAATCCTATGCAGCATACAGCGAGGCTCTGGCTGAGCTGCGCTCACAGGCTCCAACTGCCTTCATCAGATACTTTGAACACAACTGGGCACCCCGCCACGACATGTGGGTACGTTTCCGGGCCTATGAAGCAACCCGTGACCTGGATGCCTGTGCTCTAGTTCGGGGTCATCGCAGGCGACTCCTGCGCCGCCTCAGCCCCTCACACAGTGTGGCTCAGTGCCTTCGCGACCTAGTGGCCATGCAGTGGGCTGATGCGACTGGAGAGGCAGCCTCTGAGGGTGTTAATGGTGACAGAGTGTTGTTGGAGAGTGAGCCCAAGAATAGGATGGAAAAAGAGAAGGTGAGGTGTGCAGAGACCCGCAACTGGGGAAGGGCTGGGCAGGAGAGTGAGAACGGGAGAGGATTGCATCTGAGAGATGGACAAGGagtttggttggagaatcagacAGTGAGGGGGCCTGAAGGAACAGGAACCCAGCTGGAAAAAGAGCACTTGAGAGGACCAGAGGTCAGAGACTGGAGGGGAACCCTGATGGAGGATGGAAGAGTTAGGGTGTTAGGGTCCATAGATCAGGGAGGCACCCAGATTGAGTCTGAGAAGGCCAAGAGTCTTGAAGGAAACCCCTGGAGGGACGTCCAATTACAGCAGGAGAAGGCACGTGCACTAAAACCTCAAGACTGGAAAGGGCCTCAGTTTGAAATGGAGAAGGGGCTAGACACTAGAAAGTGGAGGGAGGTTCATATGGAGAAGCCGTTAGAATTGTTCCCTGAAAAAGGAGATCAGAGAGCACTCCAGTGGGGAGGCGAGGAGCAGAAAAGGCCAGAGGTTGCTGAGGAGAGAAGTGGGAGAGTTCGAGTCAAAAGGAGACGGGGCCTGGAGGACATCGTTGTTGTTCATTTGGAGGATACAAGAGCTACAGACGTAGTGAATGGAGACAGAGGGGGACCCCAACCTGTGGGGTCCAAAAATGGAGAGCAGATGGAGATTGGAGATCCTGGTGAGAGGCTTTCAGGGGTGGGGAATGGTGCACCGTGCATCACCCCTGTGCGGACTGTGCTGGAGGGCAATCCAGAATGGGCAGTGACCAGAGTTGAGTCACTGGCCACAGAGCAAACAGTACAGAGAGGAAGTGAAGAAGGCCTAGGGGAACCAAAGAGGCTTTGCTGCCCCTGTAGAGATGAAGGAGTAGACTGTGAGGCACTAGCCAATTTCCGAGCAGCCTGTGGGCCAGAGCTGGGAGACCTAGTGGCAGAGGAGCTGGCCTTTGCTAGGCAGCATGGGACCCGTGGTTTCCACTGGACTGGAGCTGGCTTTGCCCTTAAGGATGGCACCTCAGACTTCTTCCTGGATGGGGCCCTGACTCACTGCAGCTGCTCAATCCATGCTGCCAGACGCCTACCCTGCAGACACCTCTTTGCTGCTCGTCTCCTCACAGGGGCAGCCTTGTTCCACATGGACCTGCTCAGAGATTGCTGGGGGAGATCTCAGGAACCCTGA